The DNA window AATTCCGGCCGACTCGTCTTAAAATTGGTACAGTCATTCGTCCAATAATCTAATCTTTGTGCCAACAAAGGCAAGAAGTGCATACAACATCAAGAACTTTTATGTTATGTGATATCTTGACAAGAAGATCAAGTCATTCAAATTTCTCGCAGTCTCGTAGTGAAAATGCCAGGAGTTACCATCCTTGTCTGTATCTCTGACCGGAATATTACCATTCGATACTTAGGTTTTAGCTTATAAGCATCTTCAATTCCATTATTTACGTTTCTCATGTTCTCCGTAACACTCTTCTTCTCGGCAGCCTGCATCTCATGAGTGGAAAGCAATGTTTTTCGACTTCATTAAAATACTAGAAAATCCCATTTTGTACTCGTGATCATTCTCGGATGTTGACCGCGGTTTTTTCTTGTGTTTTTCCTTGGACAAAACCAGGTTGAGCCGGCCGTAGGTGCTGCTTtgcttgcttggaactctttaATGAGACAATCTCACACATTGGGAAGGTGACTCTACATATTATCGAGGACACCATTATTTGTACATCGAACGAGGTGAAATCACAAAGAAagcaatcttttttttttcttttttttgtgAAATTGTTATTATTATGTGAAACAGTGTTTCTTGCTGCTATATGTAGTCATCAAATGAACGAGATTTGCCGTCCATATATAATTTCAGAGTGATAGAACACACATTTTTTATGTTGGTTTTGTGTCATAAACCGAGTTGTTGCTTGAAAACTGTCATTATCTCGAGTTTTTCGGGTAAgtgtcttttaaaaaaaaaaaaaaaaaaaactaaggtAATGCACTTCTAAGCATTTGAAATAagaatgagtctcatgtgagaccgtctcatggatcttaatatgtgagactcgtctgtgagacgggtcaaccctacccatattcacaataaaaagtaataattttagtataaaaagtaatactttttcatggatgacccaaataagagatccgtctcacaaatacgacccgtgagaccgtctcacacaagtttttgccttgaaataAATGACAAGGTATCAAAATTGTAAACTCGACCATTACCTTCATGATAGAtcttacatatatatacatacacaaaTGCATAAAGAAATTGAGCAAGTTTGTGAAACAGattatttgaaatatatatatgtggattgaaagatttcatttaaCACGAGTGGTGTTCGCGGTTCCTTTAGCAACACACATTCGTTCTGGAATATTCCATATTTCCACAATTACTCACAAAGCATCAGACGTCTAATGTGTTAGCAAACTCTCCATCTCCCATGCCAGAAATTTTCGACAACTTACTCTCTTGAGGTTACATACGAGAAATCAACAGCGGTATGGAAACCGAAACCTCCTCACACATGACTGGCTGGAAAAGTTCCAACTCCCCATACCGTTCCAGGACACGCATTCTGCAATTCTCGGCTGCCATTAATCCAGTGGAGTACGCACCATGGACAGTCCCTGTGTAATCCAAACTCGTAGCTTCTCCAGCGAAAAATAGGTTATCGACGGGTATTCTTAGCTTCTCAAACAGATCATGGGGTGTGCCTACAACATCATAGCTGTAGGAGCCCAATGAGTCTTCGTCCGAGCCCCAACGAGAAACTAGATACTGTATCTGCGTGATTCATAGAAAGAATTGAGTATGATAGGCTCTTTGGTTTCAATAAATAAAGTTGTTCGGCTTTGGGAATACTATTAAATAATTACTAGAATGACAAAACTATGTGATAGCctggaagaaaaaaaataatctaTAATGAAACAACTGGGTAGCATTTAACTACAAGTGTAAGGCACACTATGAGAGATTGTGTCTTTTAGAGGTAGAGCTAGGTAGAAATTGTCGGGAGCAGCTGTTCCTAGAATTCTGCTAGATTTTAATTATCTTCCTCAATAAACTCCTTCCGCTTTTTCGATTATTCACATGCACAAGAAGTTAAAGAGAAAAAGGTTGAAGTGAAAGCCTGAATACAGAAATAGAAAACACAATAATACCGGTGGAGACGCATTTGGAAGGATTCTTTTGAGTTGAACAAAAGCAAAATTAGCAGCAGCCTCATCAGACATTTTCTCGAGGACCCGTGCCAGTTGCCCTGCAGGCATGTAAACAAGGACAGGATGCTCTGTGGCCTTGTTCAGATTAAGAAAATAACTGCATCCATATGATGTATCTGCAACAACTCCAAGGAACTCAACATTTGGCCAAAAGACGGTTTCAAAGTGCATGACTATTTTATTCTCGAGCCCAACTCCAAGGGCATTAATAGCCTCTTCCTTCCATGCGGGTAATCTCGGCTCAAACTTGATGCGATTTGATTTGAGGACACCAAGAGGAACTGTGACAACTGCAGCATCCGCTACAAAGGTTCTCCCATCTTCAACGGTTACTTTCACTCCATTATGATGCCTAAAAATCTCTGTCACTCTTTTATAAAACAGAAACCAAAGGCCAAGTTAGAAGTAAATGGGATAGAAGAAAAATAATCCGTCAGTAGGAGCAGCCAACTATTTCTTACCGGTGTCTTAAACGGATGTCGATGCCTTTGGCTAGTGTATTGATAACAGGAAGATATCCCCGCACCATAAGCCCATGACCACCGGGAAGCAACTGTTCCTGCAAAACCCAAATGTTACAAAACGTATTAACCACTCAGGTCAACAAGCAAAGTTCATGATCTTAATTTCCAAATGATTTTAGGAACATCTCTACTGGCTCATGTGAGCTTCTTGCAAGTTTTAGGGAGCCATATTCTCTAGTTTTGGCGAGTCTCAAATGTTTTTGTGAAAGAATAGATGACATGTAAGAAGACATTCACAAGAATTAGTTTCATGTTATTTGAAATTATCTTTGACAATGACAGAAAGAAGAGAGAGAAAAGGGGGGAATCAATGACGAGGAAATGACCTGGTCCCAACATttgagtgatatggtatcagCATCTGCAGCAAACCACCCTTCCATTCTGCATATGTACCACTGCAGCACCTTTTGAGCAAGCCCCTCCAGTCTgtaatgcaattttttaaaaaaactttgtAATGCCTTATAAAGACATAAATCAGAGAAAAATCATGTTTATACATCATAAAACCTTAAATCTGGTCTCCGCTCCAAAACAATGGAGATGGCACGTTGCATAGACATGTCCTCACTATGATCCTGTCGTATTACATCCGTCTGCAGATGGgacagcaaaaaaaaaaactgttaaaaaaacatagagaatatatgctatgacttcctttcatatttttctccaaaatattatataaaggGTAACGATGGCAAGAAAAAGCTAGAAGTTTGGGCACATCGGCATCTAAAAAGATGCAAGCCTTGTGGATGAGTTATGTTGATATTTCTCACTATTTCTCTTTACCCTATTCTTAATATTCCAGATTCAACAGAGACCCAATCCAAAAACAATGAATTTCCAGTGAAAAATAACATTCGCAGCAAGCGAGTAGAGAAGATGGTGAGGAAAACATGCCTCTTTCAGTATACTCTCAAATGTTTTGCCAACCTTTGATACTAGTTCTTGACAAAcctttttcccatccatatcgaACAAGGCATAACTGAAACAGAAATAATATATTAGCCACCAAAAAACACTGCCCAGTGATGCTAGAAAAGAATTTTCAAATGTATGCTGGCAAACAAATTAGAAAAGATATTACATGAAAACTGTGATGGAATAAAATGAAAATAGTCTAAAAAACTCTCACTAAAATTTATCAACGAGTTGCCTTAGTTATGaagtatatttttttcttttgaagtGGATTTCACATACAAACTAGATGATTGGCAGAAAATGAATGGAACACATTCATCATCTTGAAGATGATCATATAACAAGTTGAAAGGCCAAAGAATAACCTTTCCAGATCATGGTCATACAAAACTGAGTTATCCTCGCTCGTGCGATAAAGGGGTAGCCCCAGTCTTCCTATAAGAGGTGCCAATGGATTCTCATTACAAATACCATGCAACCTGAAACAAGGATGTTCAGGTGGAGGTTAGAAGGTAACACTCTAACAGAGACTCCACGTATATAGAACTGAATTACCAAGATGCACCCAAATCAACGGGGAAACCAAGAGAATAGTCAGTTCGAACTCTACCGCCAATTCTATCCCGAGATTCCAGCACAATTACCTGGAAGAACTCGTACTTTTAAGACCACCCCTATCAATAATCATGAAACTGATACAAAGATATATACCAAGTTTATACCTGAAAAGAGGTATCATGAAGAGCTCGTGCAGCTGCAATGCCGGAAAGACCAGCGCCAATGACAATGACAGAAGGAGAGGCTGCATGCCTCGTTCCTGAGTAGAAAATAgctaaaagaattttaaaattgaCTCAGATATAACCTTTGAAATATATTAGAGAATACATCTCCTATCTTAGAGCATATATCTCCTCCCACCCAACGAGGTTGCACGGGTAGCAGAGCTGGTTAAATAAGAACGAATTATTTGTCATATGACAAGTATTCTGccatttttattaatataacaGATCACAAAAAGAAATTTTTACAAGTATCAAACAAAGTAAATGATAATTAGTGAATTAGGGAACTTTAATCCATTGCATCTCAATTTTCACACCTGAATATTTACTTGATGAGGACGTATATAATTTGTTTGATTCTTGGAAACTGTTAAGAACACCCAACCGTATCTGGACAACCACCGTACTATTTTGCCTAGAATCCCCAATCAAATTTACAATTTGAAACGAAATAGGATGTACAGAATGCCTAAAATTCAAAGCAGGACAGCAGGAGCTTACCACCAACCTTGGCTTGTAGCCTTCAGATAAACTAGTTTCTGAAAATAAAGAAGTAACCTGAAGGTGAGCAATAATGTATCACCCAGTGAGTTTAGGGGGAAAAAGAATTTACATCTCAACCTGTCCCATTTCCTGATTACCTTTTTCACTTCACCGGACCTAACCAAACTTTATGGTCCCCACCCCCTTTAAAAACCCAAAAAATCATCACAGCACCCAGCCTGTAAATGATGCCATCACCCATTCCACTACCAACTACCAGTGCCTAACCCCACTTCGTCACTGAAAGTTAAAACCCACCCACTAGCTCACTTAGACCTCACCTCCCACTGCCATCTACCATGCTTCTCAACCCCATTAAAAAATAATCCAACCTGCAGCTTAATATACGACATCTATGCACAGTGATCGTGACATGAAAGTTTATCGATCAGTATGTTTGAATATGATATTACTGATGGGTGCCAAGAAACATTCATTTTCGGATTTATGCTTTTACGAATTAATGGCAGGAACATTTTTTGTTTAGAGAAACACATGACACGAAGCAAAGAAACTGAAACTGCCACCTGACATGGGAGAAAGAGAGGAACAAATATCATTTGAGATGGTAACTCGCAACTCTTTCGCATCTAAATACTTATCGcgtcacatatataatataaaaataaatatatagcaTCCACGTATGAAACCCATAATTGTTTTTGTTGTGGTATAAAATTATGGGTTTCTACAAAgagtaaataataattttgtatcgaataaaatcataaatgatGGTTCAGCTGGAGATATTTTTATGTTGAAGAACGATTACCCATTGCTGGGTAAAATACCCATCCTGCATAatatttttcagattttaattAAATCTGGGCAGACCCGAACCTGTGGTGAAGGATTCACCAAACGAGTCAAATGAAGATGCAAAAAAACCAGTGGTCCAAGTCAACATCGTACAGCCAAGATTCTGCCGATAATTTTACATAAAGCTAAATTATTCTTATTTTCCgcatatcattttttttaaaaaaagataatCTTTTActccaaaattttatttaattggttGATCTATAGACCTGTGGAACGAACCATTGAACCAACCCTTCTTCAGTTACTGTTCGAATTATCGAATTGTTCGGGTTCCCCATTTATCCAAAGTTCAGAGCAAATACTAAAACCAAAGCAATCAAAAAGGAAAAGATAGATGAAAAAGATACAAAAACGCACCTGCTTGCAATTGGAGATTATTGTTGTTGCACTGTGAATTCATGTTTCCAATTAAACAACAAAAATTGCGTCGAAAAGTTAACAGCAAAcacaatcaaaatcaagatcAATGGAAAAATCGTTCAATCTTAATCTCTGTCTCAACAGAAGCTTCGATAATCTCAACAGCAATATGAACAACAAGAAAGTGTTCGCCTTGGAGTAAGGAATGATGAAAGTAATGAAATGGTTGGAAATCGAAGAGATGCCCAGCTTGACCAACCCACTCATGCGTCTTCCAAACAACTCCTCGATCGATCaacgcaaaaaaaaaaacgaagagaaagaaaaagaaaaaaaggaaaCAAGTTTAATTAAGGTAGACCAAATCAAGTTACGATCACAAAAATATTGAAGAATCAGAAGCAAATTATGCTCAGATATCGCGCCAACTTTGAATGCAGAGTACTTTTCGACCGAGGAAAGAGTAGAAGTTGGGGGCAACGAAGAGTGCTTGTGGTAGTGGAAGTGAATCGGGGTTTTATTTATAGAGCACGGTCATGTCACGGCTTTAGGCCGTATCTAGAGACACGATTGTGTATATATAATAGATCATTCTTTTGTCTCAAACGATGTATTTTCTGAAGATGATCGAAAAATTCATTTCACATAATTATTCAATGAAGTTTTTGTAAGACCGAATGTTTATCGTTTTATTAAATGCTGTAGTTAGTAGTAATGAtgcaactcaaattttttaaaccgcacaacatcTCAAGCACTACggttgcaatcaatgggaatcgaacctgTGACATTGACACTGATATCAATattaggaccgagtgcttaccgctttaccaaaagctataactAGTAGTAATGAtgaatcttttaaaccgcacatcagctcaaacaccacggttcgatcgatCTACTAAGTTGAGAGAATTATTACACccatcattttttttatatatttaaaatctcataaaaatataagaaatctgaaaagttTCTTTAACTAAAAAAGTATTAATCCAATTGTTGTGAGGTTAATATATAGCGGATTAAAACATAAATTTTCTTGGAGTCAAATGTGAATAAGATTAAATCAAATCTTCTCGTAATTAAATTTGGATAAGATTTTAATAAAATTCCGTATCGTTAATTCAATTCAGACAAGTTTTATCAACCGATAATGAAATATATGGTAGTCATATATACAAATTTTATCAGAAAATGAATTTTTTCTCGAGAGACAAAAATAGATGGTACAAAAGAATTTTTGTGTTGTATGAAATTGAGAGTATTTTGCTCTTGTAaccataaaatttaatatatctaTATGACAACTTAGAATTTGTcactaatatttttttatttcaaaattatcaaaaaatttatatataaaaatagtaATAATTAATCTAAGCATTAtcataaggcaaaaacttgtgtgagactgtctcaccagtcatattttgtaagacagatcttttatttaggtcatccatgaaaaagtattattttttatgctaagagtattattatttttattgtgagagttgactcgtctcacagataaagtttCATGAGACCGTGTCACAATCTGATCTTATCATAATACACTTAATTTTagctaatttttaaaatatttttattggctTTTATCTTTGAGTAGAAGATTTTTGGGAAACGTCTACTTTTATGCGGTTAAAATCACTTGTATAATCATAGTTTTACGTGATAACAACATTCTAATGTGGTTATTTGTGACATGATAATGATTTAACTACCAAGTATTTGCCAAGCACGATGTTATTGtatgataaattatatattttctaaaatattatagttctaatattattaaaaataatacgtTAGCATGTAATATgaccaataaaaaaatattttttaacttataataattttttataatatcaaATAACATTGTCTATTTATTCTCATtaatttaaaacattttttaaTTCCTAATTTAAATGGAAAATTAATAAAAGATTGTGACTAAAGCATCAATCAAATAGTCAAAAAAGGACAACTACATTTGTTGGGATCATGGAACGCTGTTTTCTTAATTACAAAATCATAGCACATCAAGAATGCaagtaattataaaatttataacatgtgtatatataattgcattattaaaatttataacatgtgtgtgtgtgtgtgtgtgtatatatatatatatatatatatatatatatatatatatatatatatatatatatatatatatatataacatgtgtatatataattgcattattaaaatttataacatgtgtgtgtatatatatatatataacatgtgtatatataattgcattattaaaatttataacatgtgtgtgtgtgtatatatatatatatatatatatatacacacatctAACAAACGTTACGTTGACACATccggaaaataataaaatttacaaaaataaaaaattaaaactaaagTTTAATAATGTAGAGAATCAAAATCCAAATTTTTAATAAGTATTTATCTTTTATCAAAGTTTTTGAAGTCGTCAAAAACTCCAAACCACTTCAATTCGCTCACGTAAGGATATTATAATGGCAAGTACGTACACGCATCAATAATCTCGAATGCATGCGTCTCTTGATTATTTATACATAAAAACGATTTAAAAACAATAAACCAAATGGACTTTATTTCACCATAAATGTGCAAAAGCCCAATAATCTCGACTAATATAACTTGTGGGTTAGTAATTTATTTAGCTTATTTTGGTCATTGAATTATCGTCACTTGGTATCAAGTTTCATTAAAATATGATAGACTCGTACGATTTATTATATAATGAAATGACCATTTtatcaaaacaaaataaaagtaagtttatttttcttctaACTCAATAATTTTCTTGGATTTATTACCATATTATAAATTCATGGTCGGGGAATTATTTTCCAAGCACCATTCTCCCTTcccaaaaattaaaatgaaatatCTCACTTTTTGAATTCGTTTGaaaaagtatttaaaattttttcttaacgttttataaatttaaaaaactcAAAGCATAAATTTGGATAAGATTTTTGtaaaaagtttttgaaaaatattttcctaAAAATGTTATCCaaatatgttttttaaaaacatttgagacgtgtttatttatgtttttaaaataatcaaacatCTCATCAAtcctaaaaatatttttatacaaacacatttgtccctaaaacaacatttaaaacattttataaaatttttgtaattttttttaataaaaacatttcatttttttcctccaaaataatcatcctCATTTTCGTGCGTCCCATTGCAATTTACTGTCATTATTTTAGTTTCAACTTTCAACATTTCTAAGACGTTCCACATTATTACAAATCAATCAATTTTaattgtaatatatatatatatatatatatatatatatatataccttacAATCTTTTGTTAATTCTTCTAGAAAATCCATTTTTATTGGATGGAATGTAAATTATGTAATCAATGTTACATATTTGTGAACAGGGGTCAGAAATCAGCGATTAAAAAACATAGCAATAGGAAAATCTGGACAGCACAACGCTCCACAAAATTTagaaaaaattacattttttgttATGCACGTTTATCTCTTTGAGATTTCGATCATATATGTTGCAAAATTCAGTCTTAGTCTACTTTCTTACTTTTTTTTGACAATTTCAGTCATTTTTTCATGTCACATCAGCAATCCAATGCATGATTACATCACAAGAAGAAATCATACATGACAAAAATACAATTATccctaattatattatataaaataacaagGGAAAAGGAATAGCCGCATAAACTAATCAAAAACAAGAACGTTGTAAATTATTCATTCAAGTTTCCCAAGAAAAACAGGATCCAAATCTTCGCAACTGGGACAAATTAAGTAAATGTGTACAGTAAAACACCAAATTCATTCATTCTGATCCTGTTAACCGAGCTTCTATGTTTTCTTGATGACAACTTAATGCTACTTTCTGTTgagaaaatataaaattttctcGTTCACCACCACCACACCCCCACCTAAAAGATGTGCATAAATTCACCCTTCTCAAGTTCCAGGTTCTATCCCAAGTTCAAAAAACAGCAATAAAACGAAGCCCTTTGTCATCACATTCAAAAGGGTATTGTTACCGAGTTTTTCGAGAGGTTTTACATAAAACACAATTATGCAAGGTATTATGTTCATCCAAATTAGCAGAACATAACCCTGACCTAAACATAGAAAACAAGGGGTAGGCAGGGCTAGGCGGCAAGGAGGAAACGTAAGACACTAAAATATAGCTAAAAGTAGAACTTTAGGCAATAAAAACATACCTAAAGAATGCATCATGCTTTGACAATAATAAAAGCACATAAACGGCGGATTGGGCTTCAGATCAGCATCTACTATGCACAGTTCCACTTGCAACTTTGCCAAAGTCACTGCTAACCTTTAACTGATTCTGGATTTATTTGGCTGCTACTTCCGCCATGAGTGCTAAATCCAGTAACAGGCATGGATCGCTGAGCAAAATTCAGCAACAGTTTCTTCTGATTCTCGTCAGTGTGTGGGAGACTAGCACGTAAAAGTTCGACGGGCATCTCCCTGCTTATAGCATTTGCAGCTTCTGAATCAATTACCAGCGCGTGTGGAGGATTTTGAGTGATTAATGATTGCACAATGCTGTCATATTTATTCACACAGTACTTTGTCAGAAGACCAAAGAAGGCATCAAATGAAGCCTGCCATAGGGTAGGATTCGGTATACAGAAGTTGCGGGCCAAATGAGGATCTTTTAATAAGTGAGTCGCTCTTTCAAGAACAGTCTTCAAGATGACAGAGGCACCATCACCAGCAGGGCCGCCTACCGGACGAAGAGGTGGCTGTTCCAAGGAACAAACGACGGCAGCTAGACAAGCACTGAGTGAATTAAGATCCATACCATTAACACAAGTAGAGACTGTCTCAGCAAGTTTGTTGACGGTAATAACAGCTTCTGGATCAGAGGGAAGGATCCCGAATATAAATCTTAAATGGCGGAAAATGGCCATGCAGACTATTCGAGCAAGCTCGCTACCTGGTAAAAGAAGTTGAAGAAATCTAGAGATGAGTTTTCGACCCTTGGATAGAGAAACCAAACGAAGAAACACGGTATCATCCTTGGGAGACAACCCAGCAGTATTGCCTCCTCTTCCAAGTGGGTCAACGAGCTGAAGAGAGGCTGCTAAGCCTTCTAGCAGAGTGTGGCGCTTTCTCCTAAGCTGCTTTCCACCATCTTGGGGTTGAGTAAACTGTAAGATCCTGTCAATATCATCCACATCCAGAAGTAGACATAGGCCATCCTCGATTGTCACCCTtgctgcaaccattggttcctGTTCCAAAGGCTTTTCAGATAATTTCTGATTCGCGCTAACATCACCACAAGCAATGGGAGGAGGGTCAACTTCAAGAAGTGGGTGAGGCCGGCGAACTGAAGAAAAACATACACGCCCAAGAACATCCACATGGAGATGTGGTTGTGACTCAGAACTATTACGAGACCGGGAAGATTGCTCCTTCGGGTGAGATGGGCAGAATAGATATTTCGACCTTGTTTCAGAAGATTTCTTGGCAATACTAGCTTGATGGTAATAATCATCCACATACAAGTCATTACCATGGGTTGCAGCATGCTGCAATTTAAGAATGCTCTCTATTTCTTCGGCAGTCATGTGCTTTGATCTGAAATGTGATATGTTACTGTCACTTTTTTTACTACTAGCATCAGATCCTTGGTCAGAGAATCGCACTGTGTGTCTACCTTTTTGTACTGGTTTAGGTTTTAACT is part of the Primulina eburnea isolate SZY01 chromosome 1, ASM2296580v1, whole genome shotgun sequence genome and encodes:
- the LOC140841665 gene encoding polyamine oxidase 2-like isoform X4, with the translated sequence MNSQCNNNNLQLQAAIFYSGTRHAASPSVIVIGAGLSGIAAARALHDTSFQVIVLESRDRIGGRVRTDYSLGFPVDLGASWLHGICNENPLAPLIGRLGLPLYRTSEDNSVLYDHDLESYALFDMDGKKVCQELVSKVGKTFESILKETDVIRQDHSEDMSMQRAISIVLERRPDLRLEGLAQKVLQWYICRMEGWFAADADTISLKCWDQEQLLPGGHGLMVRGYLPVINTLAKGIDIRLRHRVTEIFRHHNGVKVTVEDGRTFVADAAVVTVPLGVLKSNRIKFEPRLPAWKEEAINALGVGLENKIVMHFETVFWPNVEFLGVVADTSYGCSYFLNLNKATEHPVLVYMPAGQLARVLEKMSDEAAANFAFVQLKRILPNASPPIQYLVSRWGSDEDSLGSYSYDVVGTPHDLFEKLRIPVDNLFFAGEATSLDYTGTVHGAYSTGLMAAENCRMRVLERYGELELFQPVMCEEVSVSIPLLISRM
- the LOC140841665 gene encoding polyamine oxidase 2-like isoform X5; amino-acid sequence: MNSQCNNNNLQLQAGTRHAASPSVIVIGAGLSGIAAARALHDTSFQVIVLESRDRIGGRVRTDYSLGFPVDLGASWLHGICNENPLAPLIGRLGLPLYRTSEDNSVLYDHDLESYALFDMDGKKVCQELVSKVGKTFESILKETDVIRQDHSEDMSMQRAISIVLERRPDLRLEGLAQKVLQWYICRMEGWFAADADTISLKCWDQEQLLPGGHGLMVRGYLPVINTLAKGIDIRLRHRVTEIFRHHNGVKVTVEDGRTFVADAAVVTVPLGVLKSNRIKFEPRLPAWKEEAINALGVGLENKIVMHFETVFWPNVEFLGVVADTSYGCSYFLNLNKATEHPVLVYMPAGQLARVLEKMSDEAAANFAFVQLKRILPNASPPIQYLVSRWGSDEDSLGSYSYDVVGTPHDLFEKLRIPVDNLFFAGEATSLDYTGTVHGAYSTGLMAAENCRMRVLERYGELELFQPVMCEEVSVSIPLLISRM
- the LOC140841665 gene encoding polyamine oxidase 2-like isoform X1, which translates into the protein MNSQCNNNNLQLQAETSLSEGYKPRLVVSSCCPALNFRHSVHPISFQIVNLIGDSRQNSTVVVQIRLGVLNSFQESNKLYTSSSSKYSGTRHAASPSVIVIGAGLSGIAAARALHDTSFQVIVLESRDRIGGRVRTDYSLGFPVDLGASWLHGICNENPLAPLIGRLGLPLYRTSEDNSVLYDHDLESYALFDMDGKKVCQELVSKVGKTFESILKETDVIRQDHSEDMSMQRAISIVLERRPDLRLEGLAQKVLQWYICRMEGWFAADADTISLKCWDQEQLLPGGHGLMVRGYLPVINTLAKGIDIRLRHRVTEIFRHHNGVKVTVEDGRTFVADAAVVTVPLGVLKSNRIKFEPRLPAWKEEAINALGVGLENKIVMHFETVFWPNVEFLGVVADTSYGCSYFLNLNKATEHPVLVYMPAGQLARVLEKMSDEAAANFAFVQLKRILPNASPPIQYLVSRWGSDEDSLGSYSYDVVGTPHDLFEKLRIPVDNLFFAGEATSLDYTGTVHGAYSTGLMAAENCRMRVLERYGELELFQPVMCEEVSVSIPLLISRM
- the LOC140841665 gene encoding polyamine oxidase 2-like isoform X3, which gives rise to MRKSCELPSQMIFVPLFLPCQKLVYLKATSQGWWQNSTVVVQIRLGVLNSFQESNKLYTSSSSKYSGTRHAASPSVIVIGAGLSGIAAARALHDTSFQVIVLESRDRIGGRVRTDYSLGFPVDLGASWLHGICNENPLAPLIGRLGLPLYRTSEDNSVLYDHDLESYALFDMDGKKVCQELVSKVGKTFESILKETDVIRQDHSEDMSMQRAISIVLERRPDLRLEGLAQKVLQWYICRMEGWFAADADTISLKCWDQEQLLPGGHGLMVRGYLPVINTLAKGIDIRLRHRVTEIFRHHNGVKVTVEDGRTFVADAAVVTVPLGVLKSNRIKFEPRLPAWKEEAINALGVGLENKIVMHFETVFWPNVEFLGVVADTSYGCSYFLNLNKATEHPVLVYMPAGQLARVLEKMSDEAAANFAFVQLKRILPNASPPIQYLVSRWGSDEDSLGSYSYDVVGTPHDLFEKLRIPVDNLFFAGEATSLDYTGTVHGAYSTGLMAAENCRMRVLERYGELELFQPVMCEEVSVSIPLLISRM
- the LOC140841665 gene encoding polyamine oxidase 2-like isoform X2, whose translation is MSETSLSEGYKPRLVVSSCCPALNFRHSVHPISFQIVNLIGDSRQNSTVVVQIRLGVLNSFQESNKLYTSSSSKYSGTRHAASPSVIVIGAGLSGIAAARALHDTSFQVIVLESRDRIGGRVRTDYSLGFPVDLGASWLHGICNENPLAPLIGRLGLPLYRTSEDNSVLYDHDLESYALFDMDGKKVCQELVSKVGKTFESILKETDVIRQDHSEDMSMQRAISIVLERRPDLRLEGLAQKVLQWYICRMEGWFAADADTISLKCWDQEQLLPGGHGLMVRGYLPVINTLAKGIDIRLRHRVTEIFRHHNGVKVTVEDGRTFVADAAVVTVPLGVLKSNRIKFEPRLPAWKEEAINALGVGLENKIVMHFETVFWPNVEFLGVVADTSYGCSYFLNLNKATEHPVLVYMPAGQLARVLEKMSDEAAANFAFVQLKRILPNASPPIQYLVSRWGSDEDSLGSYSYDVVGTPHDLFEKLRIPVDNLFFAGEATSLDYTGTVHGAYSTGLMAAENCRMRVLERYGELELFQPVMCEEVSVSIPLLISRM